The following coding sequences are from one Anaerolineales bacterium window:
- a CDS encoding GNAT family N-acetyltransferase — protein MDYSIREATPADAPDIVALVRETSQEDNEHTPLTEAYVGEYLAAPDSGILLAEADGQTAGLLSYSIRPGLFHAAPSCLIELLVVRKPLRGRGAGGALLKKMLARAAALGCAEVSVSTMPDNAGAIRFYRRHGLTEEAVFLEKHFPG, from the coding sequence ATGGATTATTCGATTCGAGAGGCGACCCCTGCTGATGCGCCGGACATCGTCGCGCTCGTCCGGGAAACGTCGCAGGAGGACAACGAGCACACTCCGCTGACGGAAGCTTATGTGGGCGAGTATCTCGCCGCTCCGGACAGCGGGATCCTCCTCGCCGAGGCGGACGGACAAACCGCCGGTCTGCTGAGTTATTCCATCCGGCCGGGCCTTTTCCACGCCGCGCCCTCCTGCCTGATCGAATTGCTCGTCGTCCGTAAGCCGCTGCGCGGCCGCGGCGCGGGCGGTGCGTTGCTTAAGAAGATGCTGGCGCGGGCCGCGGCGCTCGGTTGCGCCGAGGTGTCGGTTTCGACGATGCCGGACAACGCCGGAGCCATCCGTTTCTACCGCCGCCACGGCCTGACGGAGGAGGCGGTTTTTCTGGAAAAGC